Part of the Lotus japonicus ecotype B-129 chromosome 6, LjGifu_v1.2 genome, GGTATTTGTTACTTAAAGAAATTCCATTTCTGTTGGTTTCTTTTCATGTGATAAATCATGTCTCAATAAAATGTGGTTCCTATCTTGAGATGGAATGAGAAATGCTATTTGTCAATGTAACTTGTAATTTGGTGTTGAAACTTCAAAAATGTACAGGGCAATTCTTAAACTTTCTATTATGTGTGTTTTTCATCCTCTAGTTGAATTTTTTACCAAACACTGTTGGACATTGTTATACTGAAATTGCGTCACCATTAGTTAACCAAATCTCTCGATGAGTTTGAGCAAGATTAAAGGTGTTTATTACTGTGCTTGATATTGGTTGCATTGGGAGCAAGTTTTGTGTATTTACCCCTGGTTAATTCCCATCTACCCTTTTGCAGGGAAGTTTCAAACTGAAATTGGCAAAGCTTGGGCATCAGAGATAGTATCGAGAAGGAAAAAAACTAACGGTTCTAGTCATCCTCATTCCACTTAGTAGTGTATGGCTCTGAAAGGcaaagaagaaaggaaaaatgGGGTTGTGTTGTTTGTATTAGGTTTTGCGCTACATGTTTACACTCAGGCTCTTCTGAAGCTAGGGCCTAGGCGTAGTATACAAATGCATTTTGCATTATGGTGATAACAGTGGAAAGCAATGCTGACCTCCATAAATGGAGAAATGTTAGCTGCAAGACGCGGCATGTAGCAGACAATGTCATCATTAAAGGTAGGATCATCTAACTGAATAACAAATTGCTCATTAGACCTCACTGAAATATTTTGGATACTGTTATTTGAGGGAATATAATCAATTAGATTCATATTATACTTACGAAACTGTTCGCTTTTAAAATCTGATTGAATAACCATCTAAGTAGGAGTTGAATATCCACCCAAGTAAGAGGAGGGATTGACCATGTTAGCACTAGTGCTtcctgtaatttttttttttatctttgatgAATTTTGTCACCCGTTTGGAAAATGATTGCATGTCCCTCCCGATAAATATCTATTAATCGTGTAATTTGATATGTCATTTTTAAAAGTTGGAAAGGAAACTATTTTGTGTGTATCTTCGGAAGGAAAGGAAACTATGGTTGCTTATAATACAAGATTTTCGTAAGTTTCTCTAAAGCTTAGCTTAAATAAATATTTGCTAAAGGGTTTATTTATGTGGAGTGTATAAATTATTGGAAGTATTTTAATAAATTAGAATTAttaaaatcatgcataaaaattgtaaatttcaacaatatattgtatattatcctatatatttatttatttcaaagttTGCACAAATATTAAGCAAAtaatttcataaatattttaaaactcCTGATACTGTCCTAAAGTTCATATCGAATGtgcattaataaaatatttatacatCCCAAATATCCATAGAAAATATTTGTAGTAAGCTTTTTCATCTACTTATGAAAAGCAAATCTTTATCATGAGAACTATCTTGACCTCTATCAACTTCCTTTATACCATTACAGTTATTGAATACAACAcattctaaaataaatttagtattGGAGTATAATATAATATGAAGGATACTTGCTGAGCCTACTAATGTAATATTGTTTGACCAATAACATCAAAATCTTTGTTgtcaaaataataaaagaagaaaaaatcaaataaacaaatGAGATTTTTTTCCAGTTTTCTCTCTTCTTAAAAATTCCGGGAAGACAGCTTACAAACTTGCATTAGAAATGAGATTGGAAAGTCACAATTGGGCAAAGTTAGTCATAGTCCACAGCCCAAAATATGTTATACCTTTAAAAATACAAATCGAAATTTGTAAAATAAACAAAGGGCATTATATTTTCCTCAAATTGACTTACTTGAAAAccttaaaaacaaaaattatatcaatacaaattaaatataaaaatattaatattttttcttaaaaaattttgaattttattaatCTAATCATTAGTCATTAAAACTTGAAAGTACTTGGCGAAATAAAGAAGGCCTGTTGAATTAATGAATGTTAtatttaggccccgtttggaaaaacagcttaattaagcgcttatggtcataaacGCTTATgatataagcgcttattcataagctatttttaaaattttattgaaataaattaaaaataagctgtatataagcataagctgttttgtcataagctatcctgagtagcttatgaaaataagctgaaaatagctaatggctaagctgtttgcataagctctcccaaacactggcataagagcttatgctgtcagataagctcaaataagctcttccaaactagGCCTTAGTTAGTTCTTCAATTAactatttcattttaaattaaaatatgtttttaaaaCATTAACTATTGATTAGATACTTACATATTTGATTACAATTAGTATACATGATGAGCACAATGTTATCCCAAAATTGGAAGATTTGGCTTCCCTGTACTTCACATGTACCCATGCACTCACACAAGTGTCAGAGCAAGAGAAAGAAACAGGTTTTACTCCATTTTTCTGTAACTTTACTAGTTGCTTCTACTTCCATGGTTCCTAATGTACAGCCAGGTAAGTAAGCATCTTTCCATTAGTCTCCTACATTTAAACCGGGTGAAGTACTCTGATTTGGATGTGATGGCAAAATATTTGCTTCATCAAGTTCAAATGGGTTGGTCGATTTTTTGTTCATCATGGATGCttcctgctgctgctgctgctgcagtTGCTGATGCTGCAGTTGCAGTTGCTGCAGTTGTAGTTGCTGCTGCATCATGTAATAATCTTGATAGGTCATGCATGACATTTGAGATGGAATTGGATATGCCATGTTAGGAGGAACACATGAAGCATTTTGCATATTTGAGGGTGCCATTGCCATGTTGTACTGGCTATCATGACTAGCTTGAAAGTCAAAAGGGTTGGAAACCACTTGGCCAATCTTGTAAGCTGCATTTTGTTGTATTCCAACAATAGCCTCATCATAGAGATTGTCAAGTTTTGACAAGTCCAATTTACCAGCTTGGCCAGCCTGCTTTTCAAATAGAGTTAGCAATGATGCACATATTTGTATCACTCCCACTGAATCAACTTATAATAAGTACTTcacaaaagaaaagtaaaagtgaaaactaCTGATAAATTTATAGCATTAGAGATTCTGCTTTAAAATGGACAAGAATCGTCAGTTATTGATTATTGACTCCTCTTTTTCATCTTCTATGCGTGCTACTAGAATTTGGTTAAGGTCTAATTTTACCACAAAACCAAGTTTAGATGTGAGGGTTGTTCTACACATTATAAACTCTTATTTGGTCATGTCTCTACTCAATGTCGGGCTTCtcatatctctagttaatttgacaattttattgaaataaactcaaaataggTTATAGGTTGGTATAAaagcttattcataagctaatttgaataacttatgaaaataaactcaaattTATGCCATAAACTCTCTCAAACACTCACATAGTGTCTATGCTATAAAATAAGATATTCCAAACGGGCCCATATGCTATAATCTCCCATGACTCAAAGCTAGTATATGAAAAAGGAGCTCTAGAAGTCATCAGTGGCAGAGGTGAAATGGCACAAAAAACTTACCTCTTGTTCTGTGAAGGTACTCTCTGCAACTACATTGTCATTAGAGGTTTCTGGCTCTGTAAAGAGTGCAACCTCCCAACCTGTTACTGAACTTGCTCCATTTTCATCATTGCTGGAATTTACAGAATTTTCTTGTACATGCATAAAAGAAACATGTCATAATAGTGTTTGGGTACATGACATTTAAATCTAAATTTTTGGAAGAGAATATAAAATCTACCTGCTGGGACAACTGCCAATGCTAGGGAATTTTCTTCAAATTCAGATGCTCCTGTTAGTAAGTCGTACAAACCCTAACAAAACAAGATAATAAGATAGACAACATGATATTAGAACAAAGTGGACTTCAAAATAGTAACTAGTAAACAACACACTTACCAAAAGATCAGCTGCTTGTGAAGGTGCTGCAGCCTCATTACTTTCTGGAGAAGGATCTGTCTTGTTTTCACTATCTGCATTTTGGTTATCCGTACTCAATAAATCGCCCACAGAAGCTGCACTTTCATTAGCACTAACTCCCTTTTCATCATCATCCTGGTAAGAATAGAGTTGGAATATGAATTAAAACATGATTCAATCTTAACCGGcacttatttatataattcattTTTATAAGGAAAAAATCTATACCACGTTGTATTCAAGCATTAAGGTGCTAGGAGCCTCTTTAATATATTCTTCCATGGTAGCTATAAAAGATGCAGGAGGCTGCAAAATACATGTCAGAACATGTCAATTGGAAATACTATGTCAATGTGACACGTCAAAGTTTCCTTAATATTATATTGTCTAATTTTTAGCAGTATTGTAAAGTAATTTATATGTCCGCTCAACGTGTGGATCATATTCTAGTACCTCCTTAATGTTGATGAATTTCTGACCCCTTGCAAAGTCTAGGCTCTTGCAGGCCGCAAAGAACTTGGACAACATCTCTGCCTAAAGCAAAACAATCTTACACAAACTTGAATTGGAATTCATTACAAGTGTTAAGGCGCGAAAATGCAGATGAAAGGCTGAACACTTATTACCTGGCTTCCTGACATTTTATAAATCTTCAGGGCGTTAATAGCATCATCACGGTGCATCTCAAAAAACTGTCACAGAATAGGAGTTAGTGTTACTTTAACAGCTACAAATGGAGACTACAAGAACAGAAGAGCTGAAATACCTATAAAATTGACCAAAGTATTGAACTATTCACCTTTTCAAGTAATTCCACCACTCTAACAGTTATTGCAACATATAGTTTAATACTTTCACCAGTAACCTGATGAAAGAACACCACCAAAGAATATATGGTCAAATGAGCCTAAAAAAACTACAGA contains:
- the LOC130721904 gene encoding putative clathrin assembly protein At5g35200 isoform X2; translation: MHCQRKSTFGVCHFPSAIFQSLSPSKPRREVDYCIDGLNMRFGQTSEWAVALKVMIIFHRAMRELDKTVMEQFASCSNGGCLIDLANFTVTNKPPGSEEYCNWMQEYHFYLEDRVKCFTTMNNHDVVTISEKHTQKLSTQDLLVQLPALQRVLFRLLQCKPKGAVAFNRLIQYALSMVTGESIKLYVAITVRVVELLEKFFEMHRDDAINALKIYKMSGSQAEMLSKFFAACKSLDFARGQKFINIKEPPASFIATMEEYIKEAPSTLMLEYNVDDDEKGVSANESAASVGDLLSTDNQNADSENKTDPSPESNEAAAPSQAADLLGLYDLLTGASEFEENSLALAVVPAENSVNSSNDENGASSVTGWEVALFTEPETSNDNVVAESTFTEQEAGQAGKLDLSKLDNLYDEAIVGIQQNAAYKIGQVVSNPFDFQASHDSQYNMAMAPSNMQNASCVPPNMAYPIPSQMSCMTYQDYYMMQQQLQLQQLQLQHQQLQQQQQQEASMMNKKSTNPFELDEANILPSHPNQSTSPGLNVGD
- the LOC130721904 gene encoding putative clathrin assembly protein At5g35200 isoform X1 gives rise to the protein MKKKVKSHGEYKLLDAAILKATNSDNALPKEKHIRTIFQSLSPSKPRREVDYCIDGLNMRFGQTSEWAVALKVMIIFHRAMRELDKTVMEQFASCSNGGCLIDLANFTVTNKPPGSEEYCNWMQEYHFYLEDRVKCFTTMNNHDVVTISEKHTQKLSTQDLLVQLPALQRVLFRLLQCKPKGAVAFNRLIQYALSMVTGESIKLYVAITVRVVELLEKFFEMHRDDAINALKIYKMSGSQAEMLSKFFAACKSLDFARGQKFINIKEPPASFIATMEEYIKEAPSTLMLEYNVDDDEKGVSANESAASVGDLLSTDNQNADSENKTDPSPESNEAAAPSQAADLLGLYDLLTGASEFEENSLALAVVPAENSVNSSNDENGASSVTGWEVALFTEPETSNDNVVAESTFTEQEAGQAGKLDLSKLDNLYDEAIVGIQQNAAYKIGQVVSNPFDFQASHDSQYNMAMAPSNMQNASCVPPNMAYPIPSQMSCMTYQDYYMMQQQLQLQQLQLQHQQLQQQQQQEASMMNKKSTNPFELDEANILPSHPNQSTSPGLNVGD